One window of the Bacteroidales bacterium genome contains the following:
- the rsmA gene encoding 16S rRNA (adenine(1518)-N(6)/adenine(1519)-N(6))-dimethyltransferase RsmA: MPAVRPKKKLGQHFLNDKRVASKIVESLTAEKSDFVLEIGPGMGVLTVELIAKFNERFFASEVDDESVEYLNLTIPALTPNLIHGDFNEINLPDKFNGNLAIIGNLPYNISSQIFFKILENREMVNEVVCMIQKEVAQRISEKPGTKTYGILSVLLQAYYDIKYLFTVNEGVFTPPPKVKSAVIRLVRNSTQKLDCNEALFIKVVKAGFNQRRKTLRNSIRAVFPNIELSPKFTNQRPERLSVEEFVELTNEVEKGLAGRLELEVG, encoded by the coding sequence ATGCCAGCAGTACGTCCCAAAAAGAAACTTGGTCAGCATTTCCTTAACGATAAAAGGGTTGCATCAAAAATTGTTGAAAGTTTAACGGCCGAAAAATCCGATTTCGTTCTTGAGATTGGCCCTGGCATGGGCGTACTAACCGTTGAACTTATTGCCAAATTCAACGAAAGGTTTTTTGCCTCCGAGGTTGATGATGAATCGGTTGAATACCTTAATCTCACAATCCCTGCGCTTACCCCAAACCTGATTCATGGTGATTTTAATGAGATTAATCTCCCCGATAAATTCAACGGAAACCTTGCAATAATAGGGAACTTGCCATACAATATCTCTTCTCAGATATTCTTTAAGATACTGGAGAATCGAGAAATGGTAAATGAGGTTGTATGTATGATTCAAAAGGAGGTTGCACAACGCATAAGCGAAAAACCCGGGACTAAAACGTATGGAATTCTTAGCGTTCTACTTCAGGCATACTACGATATTAAATACCTATTCACCGTAAACGAAGGGGTTTTCACCCCTCCACCAAAAGTAAAATCCGCAGTAATAAGGCTTGTGAGGAACAGCACCCAAAAACTTGACTGCAACGAAGCACTATTCATTAAAGTAGTAAAAGCCGGATTTAACCAGAGACGAAAAACGCTGCGAAACTCCATTCGAGCAGTTTTTCCTAATATTGAGCTAAGCCCAAAGTTTACCAATCAACGCCCAGAAAGGTTAAGCGTGGAAGAATTTGTAGAGCTTACAAATGAGGTTGAAAAGGGATTGGCTGGAAGGCTGGAATTAGAAGTTGGATGA